One part of the Vitis riparia cultivar Riparia Gloire de Montpellier isolate 1030 chromosome 8, EGFV_Vit.rip_1.0, whole genome shotgun sequence genome encodes these proteins:
- the LOC117920258 gene encoding uncharacterized protein LOC117920258 isoform X2, with amino-acid sequence MEGLVPPPGQKQNHHTAARKIVSSASLTDLWLLVREGSLADVDLALVQLKKNGGNINSRNSFGLTPLHIATWRNHIPIVRRLLAAGADPDARDGESGWSSLHRALHFGHLAVASILLQSGASITLEDSRSRIPVDLVSGPVFQVVGSERDSVATELFSWGSGVNYQLGTGNTHIQKLPCKVDSLHGTFIKSVSAAKFHSVAVSARGEVYTWGFGRGGRLGHPEFDIHSGQAAVITPRQVTMGLGSRRVKAIAAAKHHTVVATEGGEVFTWGSNREGQLGYTSVDTQPIPRRVSSLKSKIVAVAAANKHTAVISESGEVFTWGCNKKGQLGYGTSNSASNYTPRVVEYLKGKVLKGVAAAKYHTIVLGADGEIFTWGHRLVTPRRVVIVRNLKKNGSTPLKFHQRLHVVSIAAGMVHSMALTEDGAIFYWVSSDPDLRCQQVYSLCGRTVSSISAGKYWIAAVTATGDVYMWDGKKDKDKTPVATRLHGVKRSTSVSVGETHLLIVGSLYHPAYPPSVAKNPQKVKPKVGDELEELDEDFMFNDMESDGVLSTVQKDDAGNRTIPSLKSLCEKVAAECLVEPRNAVQMLEIADSLGADDLKKHCEDIAIRNLDYIFTVSAHAIASASPDVLANLEKLLDLRSSEPWSYRRLPTPTATFPAIIDSEEEDSKSDLLRTRDNHSKKPASREERDQRLDCFLQPKDDPNQGTFKLVRALWKKLQQIEMLEAKQSNGHLLDNQQIAKLQTKSALEISLVELGVPFEIIQAKASSSVLPDGKGNRKVEVSRKQRRKSKQVVAQVEAVSVNCGTDLEANPVRGFDAEIPQGSDHKEGDAEFEGTPTNQVTKESPFCIQKKEILELPKCKSSTALKKKNKKGGLSMFLSGALDDAPKDAAPPPTPKSEGPAWGGAKISKGPTSLREILDEQSKTKESQPTSGKDQVEYLSDDRSSGKVKLSSFLPSNPIPVVSACTPQVSDGEKCTPPWVSSGTPPSLSRPSLRHIQMQQGKKLQTLSHSPKVKTAGFSIATGQGSPSDSTGPNRWFKPEVDTPSSIRSIQIEEKAMKDLKRFYSSVKVVKDHS; translated from the exons ATGGAGGGTTTAGTTCCACCTCCTGGCCAAAAGCAGAATCATCATACAGCTGCTCGCAAAATTGTATCAAGTGCATCTCTGACAGATCTGTGGCTGCTTGTGCGTGAAGGGTCCTTGGCTGATGTAGATTTGGCACTGGTGCAACTGAAGAAGAATGGAGGTAATATCAATTCAAGGAACAGCTTTGGCCTTACACCTCTTCATATTGCGACATGGAGAAACCACATTCCCATTGTTAGGAGGCTACTTGCAGCTGGTGCAGACCCTGATGCCAGG GATGGAGAATCGGGATGGAGTAGCCTTCATAGGGCTCTGCATTTTGGTCACCTTGCTGTGGCAAGTATTCTTCTTCAGTCTGGTGCATCTATTACATTAGAAGACTCTAGATCCAGAATACCGGTGGATCTCGTTTCTGGGCCTGTGTTTCAGGTTGTTGGCAGTGAACGTGATTCAG TTGCCACGGAGTTATTTAGTTGGGGAAGTGGTGTGAACTATCAACTTGGAACTGGGAACACTCACATACAAAAGCTACCATGCAAAGTTGATTCACTTCATGGCACTTTCATTAAATCGGTTTCTGCCGCAAAGTTCCATAGTGTTGCAGTCAGTGCTCGTGGAGAAGTCTATACTTGGGGTTTTGGGAGAGGGGGCCGTCTTGGGCACCCTGAATTTGATATCCACAG TGGTCAAGCTGCAGTTATCACTCCCCGCCAGGTGACTATGGGTTTAGGTTCACGCCGGGTAAAGGCAATTGCAGCAGCTAAACATCACACTGTTGTTGCAACAGAGGGTGGGGAAGTGTTCACTTGGGGATCCAATAGAG AGGGTCAGCTTGGATACACTTCTGTGGATACGCAGCCCATACCTCGACGAGTGAGTTCCCTGAAGTCAAAAATTGTTGCTGTTGCTGCTGCAAACAAGCACACTGCTGTAATTTCTGAGTCCGGTGAAGTTTTTACATGGGGCTGCAATAAGAAGGGTCAGCTTGGTTATGGCACCTCTAACTCAGCTTCCAATTACACTCCAAGAGTGGTTGAATACTTGAAGGGAAAGGTTCTCAAAGGAGTTGCAGCTGCAAAATATCATACAATTGTTTTAGGAGCTGATGGAGAG ATATTCACTTGGGGTCACCGACTTGTTACTCCAAGACGGGTTGTCATTGttagaaatttaaagaaaaatggaagcaCTCCCTTGAAGTTTCACCAGCGGCTTCATGTGGTTTCCATAGCTGCAGGGATGGTCCATAGCATGGCTCTTACAGAAGATGGCGCGATATTTTATTGGGTTTCATCCGATCCTGATCTAAGATGCCAGCAG GTATATTCTCTGTGTGGAAGAACTGTATCCAGCATTTCTGCAGGAAAGTACTGGATTGCTGCAGTCACAGCTACAGGTGATGTTTATATGTGGGATGGGAAGAAAGATAAGGATAAGACACCTGTTGCAACAAGGTTACATGGTGTAAAGAGGTCTACCTCGGTTTCAGTTGGTGAAACACATCTTTTGATTGTTGGTTCTCTCTATCATCCTGCCTATCCTCCCAGTGTGGCCAAGAACCCTCAGAAAGTAAAACCAAAGGTTGGGGACGAATTAGAAGAATTAGATGAAGATTTTATGTTTAATGATATGGAGTCTGATGGAGTCCTATCTACTGTACAAAAGGATGATGCTGGGAATAGGACCATACCAAGCTTAAAAAGCCTTTGTGAAAAGGTAGCAGCAGAGTGTCTGGTTGAGCCCCGAAATGCTGTACAAATGCTTGAAATTGCAGATTCACTGGGAGCAGATGATCTGAAGAAGCACTGTGAG GACATTGCTATTCGCAACCTGGACTATATTTTTACAGTCTCAGCACATGCTATTGCAAGTGCATCACCTGATGTTCTTGCTAATCTTGAGAAATTGTTGGATTTGAGGTCATCTGAACCGTGGAGTTATCGGAGACTCCCAACCCCAACTGCTACTTTTCCTGCTATTATTGATAGTGAAGAGGAGGATAGTAAGAGTGACTTACTAAGAACTCGTGACAACCACTCAAAGAAACCTGCCTCAAGGGAAGAAAGAGATCAGAGATTAGACTGCTTTTTACAACCCAAAGATGATCCCAATCAAGGCACTTTCAAACTTGTTCGAGCTTTATGGAAAAAGTTGCAGCAGATTGAGATGCTTGAAGCAAAGCAATCCAATGGGCATCTTCTCGATAACCAGCAGATTGCAAAGCTTCAAACAAAGTCGGCTCTTGAGATCTCACTTGTTGAACTTGGTGTTCCGTTTGAGATAATACAGGCAAAAGCATCATCTTCAGTTTTACCAGATGGAAAAGGGAATAGAAAGGTGGAGGTATcaagaaaacagaggagaaagAGCAAGCAAGTGGTAGCACAAGTTGAAGCTGTGTCTGTTAATTGTGGGACTGATTTAGAAGCCAATCCTGTAAGGGGTTTCGATGCTGAAATCCCACAAGGTTCAGATCATAAG GAGGGGGATGCAGAGTTTGAAGGAACTCCGACCAACCAAGTCACTAAGGAGTCCCCTTTCTGCATACAGAAGAAAGAAATCTTAGAATTGCCAAAATGTAAGAGTTCAACAGcgttgaagaagaagaacaagaaggGTGGGCTTTCTATGTTTCTGAGTGGTGCTCTTGATGATGCTCCTAAAGATGCTGCTCCTCCACCAACACCCAAAAGTGAAGGCCCTGCATGGGGAGGTGCAAAAATTTCCAAGGGACCCACATCACTTCGTGAAATCCTGGATGAGCAGAGCAAAACAAAGGAGAGTCAGCCAACTAGTGGTAAAGATCAGGTGGAATACCTTTCTGATGATAGAAGCAGTGGGAAGGTCAAATTGAGTTCATTTTTACCCTCCAATCCTATACCTGTGGTCTCTGCTTGCACACCACAGGTGTCCGATGGAGAAAAATGTACACCTCCTTGGGTGTCTTCTGGGACACCACCCTCTCTTTCAAGACCATCTCTTAGGCACATCCAAATGCAGCAG
- the LOC117920969 gene encoding binding partner of ACD11 1 isoform X2 encodes MQARTVQVGHVSDLAGEREIHEFFSFSGDIEHVEILRDSGQLRTAFVTFKDPKALEIALLLSGATIVDQVVTITPVENYVPTAEREVSITDDAVCQVPDGDVSPNAEGQATSPNNGRVYVSKAQDVVTSMLAKGSAIGQDAMNKAKAFDEKHQLTASASAKVISFDRRVGLTEKLTVGISVVNEKVKSVDQRLHVSDKTMAALLAAERKLNNTGSAVKTSRYVTAGTTWLNGAFTKVAKAGQIAGTKTREKFHLAVSNLTAKDPSIVV; translated from the exons ATGCAG GCGAGAACGGTTCAAGTGGGCCACGTTTCAGATCTAGCTGGAGAGCGAGAGATTCATGAGTTCTTCTCCTTTTCCGGCGACATCGAACATGTTGAGATCCTCCG TGATTCTGGGCAATTGAGGACTGCTTTTGTGACATTCAAAGACCCGAAAGCGCTAGAAATCGCCCTATTGTTATcg GGAGCAACCATAGTAGACCAAGTAGTGACTATAACTCCTGTTGAAAATTATGTACCAACAGCTGAGAGG GAAGTAAGCATCACAGATGATGCTGTTTGTCAGGTTCCTGATGGAGATGTTTCACCAAATGCTGAG GGTCAAGCTACCTCTCCTAACAATGGAAGAGTTTATGTTAGTAAAGCTCAGGATGTTGTTACAAGTATGTTGGCCAAGGGTTCAGCTATTGGACAAGATGCCATGAACAAGGCTAAAGCATTTGATGAGAAGCATCAATTGACAGCCAGTGCATCAGCAAAGGTTATTTCCTTTGACAGGAGAGTTGGGCTTACTGAGAAATTAACAGTTGGAATTTCAGTTGTCAATGAGAAGGTGAAGTCTGTGGATCAAAGACTTCATGTGTCGGATAAAACGATGGCTGCATTGCTTGCAGCAGAGAGGAAATTAAATAACACAGGATCAGCTGTCAAGACAAGCAG GTATGTGACTGCTGGAACAACATGGTTGAATGGTGCTTTTACTAAGGTGGCAAAGGCTGGCCAGATTGCAGGTACAAAAACTAGAGAAAAGTTTCATTTGGCTGTTTCGAACTTGACTGCAAAG GATCCTTCAATTGTGGTTTAA
- the LOC117920258 gene encoding uncharacterized protein LOC117920258 isoform X1, whose protein sequence is MEGLVPPPGQKQNHHTAARKIVSSASLTDLWLLVREGSLADVDLALVQLKKNGGNINSRNSFGLTPLHIATWRNHIPIVRRLLAAGADPDARDGESGWSSLHRALHFGHLAVASILLQSGASITLEDSRSRIPVDLVSGPVFQVVGSERDSVATELFSWGSGVNYQLGTGNTHIQKLPCKVDSLHGTFIKSVSAAKFHSVAVSARGEVYTWGFGRGGRLGHPEFDIHSGQAAVITPRQVTMGLGSRRVKAIAAAKHHTVVATEGGEVFTWGSNREGQLGYTSVDTQPIPRRVSSLKSKIVAVAAANKHTAVISESGEVFTWGCNKKGQLGYGTSNSASNYTPRVVEYLKGKVLKGVAAAKYHTIVLGADGEIFTWGHRLVTPRRVVIVRNLKKNGSTPLKFHQRLHVVSIAAGMVHSMALTEDGAIFYWVSSDPDLRCQQVYSLCGRTVSSISAGKYWIAAVTATGDVYMWDGKKDKDKTPVATRLHGVKRSTSVSVGETHLLIVGSLYHPAYPPSVAKNPQKVKPKVGDELEELDEDFMFNDMESDGVLSTVQKDDAGNRTIPSLKSLCEKVAAECLVEPRNAVQMLEIADSLGADDLKKHCEDIAIRNLDYIFTVSAHAIASASPDVLANLEKLLDLRSSEPWSYRRLPTPTATFPAIIDSEEEDSKSDLLRTRDNHSKKPASREERDQRLDCFLQPKDDPNQGTFKLVRALWKKLQQIEMLEAKQSNGHLLDNQQIAKLQTKSALEISLVELGVPFEIIQAKASSSVLPDGKGNRKVEVSRKQRRKSKQVVAQVEAVSVNCGTDLEANPVRGFDAEIPQGSDHKWDADFQVLTENCVSEEGDAEFEGTPTNQVTKESPFCIQKKEILELPKCKSSTALKKKNKKGGLSMFLSGALDDAPKDAAPPPTPKSEGPAWGGAKISKGPTSLREILDEQSKTKESQPTSGKDQVEYLSDDRSSGKVKLSSFLPSNPIPVVSACTPQVSDGEKCTPPWVSSGTPPSLSRPSLRHIQMQQGKKLQTLSHSPKVKTAGFSIATGQGSPSDSTGPNRWFKPEVDTPSSIRSIQIEEKAMKDLKRFYSSVKVVKDHS, encoded by the exons ATGGAGGGTTTAGTTCCACCTCCTGGCCAAAAGCAGAATCATCATACAGCTGCTCGCAAAATTGTATCAAGTGCATCTCTGACAGATCTGTGGCTGCTTGTGCGTGAAGGGTCCTTGGCTGATGTAGATTTGGCACTGGTGCAACTGAAGAAGAATGGAGGTAATATCAATTCAAGGAACAGCTTTGGCCTTACACCTCTTCATATTGCGACATGGAGAAACCACATTCCCATTGTTAGGAGGCTACTTGCAGCTGGTGCAGACCCTGATGCCAGG GATGGAGAATCGGGATGGAGTAGCCTTCATAGGGCTCTGCATTTTGGTCACCTTGCTGTGGCAAGTATTCTTCTTCAGTCTGGTGCATCTATTACATTAGAAGACTCTAGATCCAGAATACCGGTGGATCTCGTTTCTGGGCCTGTGTTTCAGGTTGTTGGCAGTGAACGTGATTCAG TTGCCACGGAGTTATTTAGTTGGGGAAGTGGTGTGAACTATCAACTTGGAACTGGGAACACTCACATACAAAAGCTACCATGCAAAGTTGATTCACTTCATGGCACTTTCATTAAATCGGTTTCTGCCGCAAAGTTCCATAGTGTTGCAGTCAGTGCTCGTGGAGAAGTCTATACTTGGGGTTTTGGGAGAGGGGGCCGTCTTGGGCACCCTGAATTTGATATCCACAG TGGTCAAGCTGCAGTTATCACTCCCCGCCAGGTGACTATGGGTTTAGGTTCACGCCGGGTAAAGGCAATTGCAGCAGCTAAACATCACACTGTTGTTGCAACAGAGGGTGGGGAAGTGTTCACTTGGGGATCCAATAGAG AGGGTCAGCTTGGATACACTTCTGTGGATACGCAGCCCATACCTCGACGAGTGAGTTCCCTGAAGTCAAAAATTGTTGCTGTTGCTGCTGCAAACAAGCACACTGCTGTAATTTCTGAGTCCGGTGAAGTTTTTACATGGGGCTGCAATAAGAAGGGTCAGCTTGGTTATGGCACCTCTAACTCAGCTTCCAATTACACTCCAAGAGTGGTTGAATACTTGAAGGGAAAGGTTCTCAAAGGAGTTGCAGCTGCAAAATATCATACAATTGTTTTAGGAGCTGATGGAGAG ATATTCACTTGGGGTCACCGACTTGTTACTCCAAGACGGGTTGTCATTGttagaaatttaaagaaaaatggaagcaCTCCCTTGAAGTTTCACCAGCGGCTTCATGTGGTTTCCATAGCTGCAGGGATGGTCCATAGCATGGCTCTTACAGAAGATGGCGCGATATTTTATTGGGTTTCATCCGATCCTGATCTAAGATGCCAGCAG GTATATTCTCTGTGTGGAAGAACTGTATCCAGCATTTCTGCAGGAAAGTACTGGATTGCTGCAGTCACAGCTACAGGTGATGTTTATATGTGGGATGGGAAGAAAGATAAGGATAAGACACCTGTTGCAACAAGGTTACATGGTGTAAAGAGGTCTACCTCGGTTTCAGTTGGTGAAACACATCTTTTGATTGTTGGTTCTCTCTATCATCCTGCCTATCCTCCCAGTGTGGCCAAGAACCCTCAGAAAGTAAAACCAAAGGTTGGGGACGAATTAGAAGAATTAGATGAAGATTTTATGTTTAATGATATGGAGTCTGATGGAGTCCTATCTACTGTACAAAAGGATGATGCTGGGAATAGGACCATACCAAGCTTAAAAAGCCTTTGTGAAAAGGTAGCAGCAGAGTGTCTGGTTGAGCCCCGAAATGCTGTACAAATGCTTGAAATTGCAGATTCACTGGGAGCAGATGATCTGAAGAAGCACTGTGAG GACATTGCTATTCGCAACCTGGACTATATTTTTACAGTCTCAGCACATGCTATTGCAAGTGCATCACCTGATGTTCTTGCTAATCTTGAGAAATTGTTGGATTTGAGGTCATCTGAACCGTGGAGTTATCGGAGACTCCCAACCCCAACTGCTACTTTTCCTGCTATTATTGATAGTGAAGAGGAGGATAGTAAGAGTGACTTACTAAGAACTCGTGACAACCACTCAAAGAAACCTGCCTCAAGGGAAGAAAGAGATCAGAGATTAGACTGCTTTTTACAACCCAAAGATGATCCCAATCAAGGCACTTTCAAACTTGTTCGAGCTTTATGGAAAAAGTTGCAGCAGATTGAGATGCTTGAAGCAAAGCAATCCAATGGGCATCTTCTCGATAACCAGCAGATTGCAAAGCTTCAAACAAAGTCGGCTCTTGAGATCTCACTTGTTGAACTTGGTGTTCCGTTTGAGATAATACAGGCAAAAGCATCATCTTCAGTTTTACCAGATGGAAAAGGGAATAGAAAGGTGGAGGTATcaagaaaacagaggagaaagAGCAAGCAAGTGGTAGCACAAGTTGAAGCTGTGTCTGTTAATTGTGGGACTGATTTAGAAGCCAATCCTGTAAGGGGTTTCGATGCTGAAATCCCACAAGGTTCAGATCATAAG TGGGATGCAGATTTCCAAGTTCTGACAGAAAATTGTGTTTCTGAG GAGGGGGATGCAGAGTTTGAAGGAACTCCGACCAACCAAGTCACTAAGGAGTCCCCTTTCTGCATACAGAAGAAAGAAATCTTAGAATTGCCAAAATGTAAGAGTTCAACAGcgttgaagaagaagaacaagaaggGTGGGCTTTCTATGTTTCTGAGTGGTGCTCTTGATGATGCTCCTAAAGATGCTGCTCCTCCACCAACACCCAAAAGTGAAGGCCCTGCATGGGGAGGTGCAAAAATTTCCAAGGGACCCACATCACTTCGTGAAATCCTGGATGAGCAGAGCAAAACAAAGGAGAGTCAGCCAACTAGTGGTAAAGATCAGGTGGAATACCTTTCTGATGATAGAAGCAGTGGGAAGGTCAAATTGAGTTCATTTTTACCCTCCAATCCTATACCTGTGGTCTCTGCTTGCACACCACAGGTGTCCGATGGAGAAAAATGTACACCTCCTTGGGTGTCTTCTGGGACACCACCCTCTCTTTCAAGACCATCTCTTAGGCACATCCAAATGCAGCAG
- the LOC117920969 gene encoding binding partner of ACD11 1 isoform X1 → MQARTVQVGHVSDLAGEREIHEFFSFSGDIEHVEILRDSGQLRTAFVTFKDPKALEIALLLSGATIVDQVVTITPVENYVPTAEREVSITDDAVCQVPDGDVSPNAEQGQATSPNNGRVYVSKAQDVVTSMLAKGSAIGQDAMNKAKAFDEKHQLTASASAKVISFDRRVGLTEKLTVGISVVNEKVKSVDQRLHVSDKTMAALLAAERKLNNTGSAVKTSRYVTAGTTWLNGAFTKVAKAGQIAGTKTREKFHLAVSNLTAKDPSIVV, encoded by the exons ATGCAG GCGAGAACGGTTCAAGTGGGCCACGTTTCAGATCTAGCTGGAGAGCGAGAGATTCATGAGTTCTTCTCCTTTTCCGGCGACATCGAACATGTTGAGATCCTCCG TGATTCTGGGCAATTGAGGACTGCTTTTGTGACATTCAAAGACCCGAAAGCGCTAGAAATCGCCCTATTGTTATcg GGAGCAACCATAGTAGACCAAGTAGTGACTATAACTCCTGTTGAAAATTATGTACCAACAGCTGAGAGG GAAGTAAGCATCACAGATGATGCTGTTTGTCAGGTTCCTGATGGAGATGTTTCACCAAATGCTGAG CAGGGTCAAGCTACCTCTCCTAACAATGGAAGAGTTTATGTTAGTAAAGCTCAGGATGTTGTTACAAGTATGTTGGCCAAGGGTTCAGCTATTGGACAAGATGCCATGAACAAGGCTAAAGCATTTGATGAGAAGCATCAATTGACAGCCAGTGCATCAGCAAAGGTTATTTCCTTTGACAGGAGAGTTGGGCTTACTGAGAAATTAACAGTTGGAATTTCAGTTGTCAATGAGAAGGTGAAGTCTGTGGATCAAAGACTTCATGTGTCGGATAAAACGATGGCTGCATTGCTTGCAGCAGAGAGGAAATTAAATAACACAGGATCAGCTGTCAAGACAAGCAG GTATGTGACTGCTGGAACAACATGGTTGAATGGTGCTTTTACTAAGGTGGCAAAGGCTGGCCAGATTGCAGGTACAAAAACTAGAGAAAAGTTTCATTTGGCTGTTTCGAACTTGACTGCAAAG GATCCTTCAATTGTGGTTTAA
- the LOC117920969 gene encoding binding partner of ACD11 1 isoform X3: MNNSFLKDYLLIGILLNSIQKGIKNVVDVFVLQGATIVDQVVTITPVENYVPTAEREVSITDDAVCQVPDGDVSPNAEQGQATSPNNGRVYVSKAQDVVTSMLAKGSAIGQDAMNKAKAFDEKHQLTASASAKVISFDRRVGLTEKLTVGISVVNEKVKSVDQRLHVSDKTMAALLAAERKLNNTGSAVKTSRYVTAGTTWLNGAFTKVAKAGQIAGTKTREKFHLAVSNLTAKDPSIVV; encoded by the exons ATGAACAATTCTTTCTTGAAGGATTACCTACTTATTGGaat CCTTCTCAATTCCATACAAAAGGGCATCAAGAATGTTGTGGATGTGTTTGTTTTGCAGGGAGCAACCATAGTAGACCAAGTAGTGACTATAACTCCTGTTGAAAATTATGTACCAACAGCTGAGAGG GAAGTAAGCATCACAGATGATGCTGTTTGTCAGGTTCCTGATGGAGATGTTTCACCAAATGCTGAG CAGGGTCAAGCTACCTCTCCTAACAATGGAAGAGTTTATGTTAGTAAAGCTCAGGATGTTGTTACAAGTATGTTGGCCAAGGGTTCAGCTATTGGACAAGATGCCATGAACAAGGCTAAAGCATTTGATGAGAAGCATCAATTGACAGCCAGTGCATCAGCAAAGGTTATTTCCTTTGACAGGAGAGTTGGGCTTACTGAGAAATTAACAGTTGGAATTTCAGTTGTCAATGAGAAGGTGAAGTCTGTGGATCAAAGACTTCATGTGTCGGATAAAACGATGGCTGCATTGCTTGCAGCAGAGAGGAAATTAAATAACACAGGATCAGCTGTCAAGACAAGCAG GTATGTGACTGCTGGAACAACATGGTTGAATGGTGCTTTTACTAAGGTGGCAAAGGCTGGCCAGATTGCAGGTACAAAAACTAGAGAAAAGTTTCATTTGGCTGTTTCGAACTTGACTGCAAAG GATCCTTCAATTGTGGTTTAA